In Helianthus annuus cultivar XRQ/B chromosome 3, HanXRQr2.0-SUNRISE, whole genome shotgun sequence, a single window of DNA contains:
- the LOC118490366 gene encoding uncharacterized protein LOC118490366 translates to MAMIDDIAETIRAMQDVNMKLNPGKCCFGVEEGKFLRVVVTKGGIKPNPEKTQAVAEMQSPRSLKDIQQLNGRLIALNRFLSKVADRTLPFMKVLKDCLQTDRFKWTPEAEAAFQEMKDYICKLPTLATPVPGEDLLLYLSASKTTISAVIMVEREGKQIPIYFISRTLKGPEERYMPLEKLALALVFASRRLRRYFQGHKVTLMTDQALQKGLRRPELSGRLAKWAVELGEHSLECKAKTAMKGQILADFLTEVPEDEKKELLKWEALEMDEKEKEDEAIWKLFTDGASSEEGSGADITLINPEGVELTYAIRLDFENTNNTAEYKALLAGLRLAKKMKAKNVEASTDSHLVVKQYHGEYEAKDNTMDQYVANVKETAKAFKTFRLEYIPRGRNRKSDALSKLASVAFDHLAREVKVEVLTSPSLGTEKVVAIENAQETWMTPIVRFLTDGILPEGDWAARKIRVKALQYELIDGELYRRSYLGPSLKCVNSEEAKYVIREIHEGICGMHSGPRTVVAKAMNAGFYWPRMYETASEEIKRCDNCHVHTPMTHRHKHPMIPVSTSLPFQKWTIDITGPFPEGPGGVKYVVIAIDYFIKWIEARPLAKITGEQMRRFVLDNIICRYGVPKELVSDNGVQFAGKPFRPWCEQMHIHQVFTSITYAQSNGLVERANQSIIKGMKGRLGRKQKG, encoded by the coding sequence ATGGCCATGATAGACGATATAGCCGAAACCATCCGAGCTATGCAAGATGTGAATATGAAGCTAAACCCTGGGAAGTGCTGCTTCGGGGTAGAAGAAGGGAAATTCCTGAGAGTAGTGGTTACTAAGGGCGGAATCAAACCTAATCCGGAGAAAACTCAAGCTGTAGCCGAAATGCAATCCCCCAGGTCCCTGAAGGACATTCAGCAGCTGAATGGAAGGTTAATCGCCTTGAACCGCTTCCTATCAAAGGTAGCCGACAGAACTCTTCCCTTCATGAAGGTACTGAAGGATTGTCTCCAGACGGACAGGTTTAAGTGGACCCCGGAGGCAGAAGCTGCTTTTCAAGAAATGAAAGATTACATCTGCAAGCTCCCAACCTTAGCTACCCCAGTACCCGGGGAGGATCTGCTTTTGTATCTGTCTGCCTCAAAAACGACCATAAGTGCGGTTATAATGGTGGAACGGGAAGGAAAGCAGATACCAATATACTTCATCAGCAGGACCCTCAAGGGTCCTGAAGAACGCTATATGCCCCTAGAGAAGTTGGCTTTGGCTCTTGTCTTTGCATCTCGGAGACTCAGAAGGTACTTCCAAGGACACAAGGTCACCCTAATGACAGATCAAGCCCTCCAAAAAGGGCTAAGGAGGCCGGAGTTGTCGGGTCGACTGGCTAAATGGGCAGTAGAGTTGGGAGAACACTCCTTAGAATGCAAAGCCAAAACAGCCATGAAGGGACAAATACTGGCCGACTTCTTGACGGAGGTCCCTGAGGATGAGAAGAAAGAACTTTTAAAGTGGGAAGCCCTTGAAATggatgaaaaagaaaaggaagatgaGGCAATATGGAAACTATTCACAGACGGGGCCTCCAGCGAAGAAGGAAGTGGAGCGGACATCACACTGATCAACCCCGAGGGAGTTGAGCTAACTTATGCCATTAGACTAGACTTCGAAAATACCAACAACACAGCAGAATATAAAGCCCTTTTAGCAGGACTAAGATTGGCTAAGAAAATGAAGGCAAAGAACGTGGAGGCCAGTACTGACTCGCACCTAGTAGTCAAGCAGTACCATGGGGAGTACGAGGCCAAGGACAATACGATGGATCAGTATGTAGCCAACGTGAAAGAAACAGCCAAGGCTTTCAAGACCTTCAGGCTAGAATATATCCCTCGTGGGAGAAACAGGAAATCTGATGCCCTTAGCAAGCTGGCCTCCGTGGCATTCGACCACCTAGCAAGAGAAGTCAAAGTGGAAGTCCTGACCTCCCCCTCTCTTGGCACAGAAAAGGTGGTTGCGATCGAAAACGCACAAGAGACATGGATGACACCGATTGTAAGATTCCTCACAGATGGAATACTACCTGAGGGAGACTGGGCGGCCAGGAAGATAAGAGTCAAAGCTTTACAGTATGAGTTGATTGATGGAGAACTTTACCGAAGGTCATACCTGGGCCCATCCCTGAAGTGCGTCAATAGTGAAGAGGCTAAGTATGTGATTAGAGAAATACATGAGGGGATTTGTGGAATGCATTCTGGGCCAAGGACAGTAGTGGCGAAGGCGATGAATGCGGGATTCTATTGGCCTAGAATGTATGAGACAGCATCAGAGGAGATCAAGAGATGTGACAACTGCCACGTCCATACACCCATGACGCACCGACATAAACACCCAATGATACCTGTTTCAACGTCTTTGCCCTTCCAGAAGTGGACCATCGACATAACTGGGCCATTCCCAGAGGGCCCAGGAGGGGTTAAGTATGTGGTGATTGCCATTGATTATTTTATCAAGTGGATAGAGGCAAGGCCCTTGGCAAAGATAACCGGGGAACAGATGAGACGATTTGTACTAGACAACATCATTTGTAGATACGGGGTCCCAAAGGAACTGGTGAGTGACAATGGTGTTCAATTTGCTGGAAAACCCTTCAGGCCATGGTGCGAGCAGATGCACATACACCAAGTGTTTACCTCCATCACCTATGCCCAGAGCAATGGACTGGTAGAAAGGGCGAATCAAAGCATTATCAAGGGAATGAAGGGGAGACTCGGGAGGAAACAAAAAGGATGA